One segment of Anastrepha obliqua isolate idAnaObli1 chromosome 3, idAnaObli1_1.0, whole genome shotgun sequence DNA contains the following:
- the LOC129240921 gene encoding uncharacterized protein LOC129240921 — protein sequence MTSSESEQSDSQLESHEEEEPDLDASDTDSDEDDENMDNELAMSKSLEDKVADQLTKKYSERQGKQLYIRFPHKLPEDDAEFQKEAKSLSPLIVKAHKPRQKHARFCLVDFNSREDRDTAFKAIKLLAKGEKRIVVSIPRTESSDFLEELVQRKVNSLEKKKAKARLRRASKLALRAKNFTSSIVITNLPQSASVSEVRRLFPTAVDVQIKPGKGRLTASSIAAITLPTTMEARAAVKKKHSLGGTALKVSFNTQQLKGGKKLKKTSKQKKSMNVGPATKTKNKRREL from the coding sequence ATGACATCGTCTGAAAGTGAACAATCTGATAGTCAGCTGGAATCGCATGAGGAGGAGGAGCCGGATTTAGATGCCAGTGACACCGATTCTGATGAAGATGATGAGAATATGGATAATGAACTGGCCATGTCAAAATCACTCGAGGACAAAGTTGCTGACCAGCTGACTAAAAAGTATTCAGAACGACAGGGGAAACAATTGTATATCCGCTTCCCACATAAACTCCCAGAAGATGATGCCGAGTTTCAGAAGGAGGCCAAGTCCCTGTCTCCtttaattgtgaaagcacaTAAACCACGACAAAAACACGCACGTTTTTGTCTTGTAGATTTTAATTCACGTGAAGATCGTGATACCGCCTTTAAAGCCATAAAATTATTAGCAAAAGGTGAGAAAAGAATAGTTGTGTCGATTCCACGTACGGAGAGCTCTGACTTTCTTGAGGAGCTTGTTCAGCGCAAAGTGAATtctttagaaaagaaaaaagcaaaggCGCGTTTGAGGCGTGCGAGCAAATTAGCATTGCGTGCTAAGAATTTCACATCATCGATTGTTATAACAAATCTACCTCAAAGTGCCTCTGTATCGGAAGTGCGTAGATTATTCCCAACGGCGGTAGATGTACAAATAAAGCCCGGCAAAGGTAGATTAACCGCTTCAAGTATAGCGGCAATAACCTTGCCCACTACAATGGAAGCTCGTGCTGCAGTCAAAAAGAAACATTCACTGGGTGGAACTGCGTTAAAAGTATCTTTCAATACCCAGCAACTTAAAGgcggaaaaaaattgaagaaaactaGCAAACAGAAGAAATCAATGAATGTGGggccagcaacaaaaacaaaaaacaaaagaagagaactGTAA
- the LOC129241178 gene encoding transmembrane protein 50B, translating into MTLLENVREWFTSETARNKNSSLIAGFVFFAGWWVLIDAMAVDNSHQITTGHVFIGVFGTISFFMVNTVKNSHISEENTSESGARIAKIWLLIGFVMGFASIIAAVWVMIDDFINNTKKDNWPGVALLMQNVLILIGSLVYKFGRNEEDWNE; encoded by the exons ATGACTTTATTGGAAAACGTACGCGAATGGTTCACCTCGGAGACAGCCCGTAATAAAAATTCGTCTTTAATAGCTGGATTTGTG ttttttgctgGCTGGTGGGTTCTGATCGATGCTATGGCTGTAGATAACTCCCATCAGATAACTACTGGCCATGTTTTTATAGGGGTTTTCGGTACAATTAGTTTTTTCATGGTGAACACTGTGAAGAATTCTcat ATTTCCGAAGAGAATACATCGGAGTCAGGGGCACGTATTGCAAAAATTTGGCTGCTCATTGGTTTCGTAATGGGATTCGCTTCGATAATTGCAGCAGTGTGGGTTATGATAGACGACTTTATCAATAATA ccAAAAAAGATAATTGGCCAGGTGTAGCGCTTCTCATGCAGAATGTTCTTATTCTTATTGGAAGCCTTGTTTACAAATTTGGCCGAAACGAGGAGGACTGGAATGAGTAA